Proteins encoded in a region of the Triticum dicoccoides isolate Atlit2015 ecotype Zavitan chromosome 3A, WEW_v2.0, whole genome shotgun sequence genome:
- the LOC119272300 gene encoding uncharacterized protein LOC119272300 → MSSSQRTLRDVMMQEERPTTMASRLLAPDASLSNPSFRTYYGVASAGSVPFLWESAPGTPKNDGASSRALPPITPPPSYYSKTKITKSESSKKLLSSSRPASFVPTMFRRSHTMPAPSPSKEYSRRKRLVASPPRSSFSSTSRGEDEEADGGAASPTSTLCFRARRSGGGTGRLHGMIASVVGR, encoded by the coding sequence ATGAGCTCGAGCCAGAGGACGCTCCGGGACGTGATGATGCAGGAGGAGAGGCCgaccaccatggccagccgcctCCTCGCCCCGGACGCCTCCCTCTCCAACCCCTCCTTCCGCACCTActacggcgtcgcctccgcgggctCGGTGCCGTTCCTCTGGGAGTCGGCGCCGGGGACGCCCAAGAACGACGGCGCCTCGTCCAGGGCGCTCCCGCCCATCACGCCGCCGCCTTCCTACTACAGCAAGACGAAGATCACCAAGTCGGAGTCCTCCAAGAAGCTGCTCTCGTCCTCCAGGCCGGCCAGCTTCGTCCCGACGATGTTCCGCAGGAGCCACACGATGCCGGCTCCCTCGCCGTCCAAGGAGTACAGCCGGAGGAAGAGGCTGGTGGCGAGCCCGCCGCGGTCGTCCTTCTCGTCCACGTCAAGGGGAGAGGACGAAGAAGCGGACGGCGGGGCGGCGTCACCGACGTCTACCCTGTGCTTCCGCGCCCGGCGCTCCGGCGGGGGAACCGGCAGGCTGCATGGGATGATTGCCTCCGTGGTGGGAAGGTAA